From the genome of Candidatus Competibacteraceae bacterium:
ACGGCAATCCGCGACTGGCTGAAGGATTTTGTCGAGCAGGGCATCATCTCCAAGTGGGGCATGCCCGACCGGGTGCTGCTGGTCGATTCCATCCCCAAAACCAGCGTGGGCAAGCTCAACAAGAAAGCGATGCGCGAACAGTACGCCCAAGCAACCCAGAACAGTTAAGCGGCGCGGGAATCAAACACAATCCCGCGAACTCTAAAAGGATGTTGGAAAGAAACTACTGGAAACCCCTTCTCCGACAAGGCTCACGGAAAACAGCAGGAGGTCCCAAATGGCAACGATGCGAACGATGGGCTTGATTGCGGCGGCGCTGGCGCTGAGCGGTGGATTGCCGCGGCCGGCCGACGCGCAACAGATGTACACGCCCACGCCTTACGATTCGCCGCCGCCACGCTACCCGGAGCCGCCACCGGTCAGGCCCGACCCCCCTTACGAACTGGCACCCGGGGGTCCCATCCAGTTTTACAGCCGACCGGCCGGGCCAGCCCAACCACCGGCACCGCCCGCGCCCCCGCCGCGCCCGTATGTGGCCCCGACACCCGCGCCCGCGGAGGAATATCCAGCCTACTCACCCTATGCGGAAGAGACCGGACCCGGCTGGCTGCCACCGGGCGATTTGATCCAGGTTCAGGATGATCGAGGCATCCGTTACGCCTCCGGCGGCGTGGGCGAAGGCGAACGCGCCGAACTCAACGCGCTGTCCGGCCAGTTCAATCTGCGGCTGCTGTTCGCCATGCAGGGCAGTGGCGACTATCTGGCGGACATCAAGGTCACCATTGTGGACCAGCGCGGCGAGACTGTGCTGCGCGCTGAATCGAACGGCCCCTGGTTCTATGCCCAACTACCGCCGGGCGCCTACACCGTGGAAGCCAGCACGCCCGATCAAACCCAGCGGCAACCCGTGACCATCGGCGCCCGCCAGTCCCGACTGAATTTCTATTGGCGTTGACTCGCAAGCCATTACTGGATTTTCACAATCCAGCCTTCCTCGTTTGGAGGGAGTGTTTCCGTCCTTAATTAGCGACGGACGACGACGGGGTAGACCGCGGTTTGGGTCCGGGTTCGGAACCCGTATCGGACCCGGCTGCCGCGGCCGGCGGCAAGGATGGCGGAACCTGAATCGAACTCTCCGGCTCGGCCACCTTGTTTGCAGCGGCTTGCTGTTCCAACAATTGTTTCGCCGCTTTGGAATCGGTGTGATCGACGATTTCCCGTAACGTCGGAATCCGCAGGGTCACTCCCACTTTCAGGTAATCCACGCCCGCTTTGGAAAATGCTGTTGGATTGATGGCAAATAGCGCCTTCATCATGGCGTCGATGCCGATATCCGGAGCGGGGCGAACCTTGGCGGCGATATTCCAAAGCCGTTCGTTGGGCACCACGGGGCCGTACTGCTCTCCCCCCTTGTATACAGGCATAGCCGATTTTTCGGACTCAATCACCGTTGAATCCACAGGTTCAGCTACTTCGGCAACCTCGGCAACCTCGGCAACCTCGGCGCTTTCAACACCCGGCGGCTCCGTCGCTTCGACGACCTGAACGGCTTCGGCGCTTTCAACACCCGGCGGCTCCGTCGCTTCGACGACCTGAACGGCTTCGGCGCTTTCAACACCCGGCGGCTCCGTCGCTTCGACGACCTGAACGGCTTCGGCGCTTTCATCTCTCGGCGGCTCCGTCGCTTCGACGACCTCGTTGACCTCGACGGTTTCAATCTCCGGCGGAGCGGCAAACTTCAGCGCCGGTGGTTCAGTGGAATCGGCGGCATGAACAGTTTCGGCTGATTCAAATACCGACAGAACAGCGAACCCCGCAACTGGCCGCGCGATGGAGTCCGCAACTAGCGATTCAGCAACAGTGGCGGTTGGCGATAACTCGAAAACATCAGCCGCCACTGTTGCTAACGTGTCGTTGGCTGATTGAGAAGTCGTGCCCGACTCAGCCGTAATCTGACGATCAAGCTCTGACGGCGTCGCCGCATTGGCACCAGGCTCAAGAACCGGTTCCGATGCCACGGCATCGACAGTCCGTGTATCAGAAAGGCTTTGTGGTGAAACAGGCACATGAGGAACCTGGACAGTAGCCGACGCCATGACTTCTGAAACCACCAGAAACAGCAGCGGAGTCGCCGACACTGGCGCAAGAACCATTGGCCTCGCCGGTCTTGATACGGCTGTGTTCAATGCAAGGTCAGGTTCGGCAACTTCGGGCTTCGGTTCTGGGGTTGCGACCACCGCCGGTTCGGGAACGGAGATCTCCAATTTCGGCTCGGGGGTGGAGACTTCAGGCTCCGGTTCGGAAGCCACGACCACCGCCGATTCGGGGGTGGAGACTTCAGGCTCCGGTTCGGAAGCCACGACCACCGCCGATTCGGGGGTGGAGACTTCAGGCTCCGGTTCGGAAGCCACGACCACCGCCGATTCGGGGGTGGAGACTTCAGGCTTCGGTTCGGAAGCCACGACCACCGCCGATTCGGGGGTGGAGACTTCAGGCTCCGGTTCGGAAGCCGCGACCACCGCCGGTTCGACGGTGGAAACTTCGGGCTCCGGTTCGGAAGCCGCGACCGCCGCCGGTTCGACGGTGGAAACCTCAGGCTTCGGTTCGGAAGCCGCGACCGCCGCCGGTTCGACGGTGGAAACCTCAGGCTTCGGTTCGGAAGCCGCGACCGCCGCCGGTTCGGAGCTGGAAACTTCAGGCTTCGGTTCGGGGACTGACGGGGTCGGCTCAAGCGTGCTTGGCCGCGCCAAGGGAAATACGGCCAAGTTGCTGGCAGTTGCTCCCGCCGATGCCTGTTCCACCGCCGCCGGCATCTCTCCAGCGGATGCAATGCCAGTTCCCGCGCCGGCCAGCGCTGCCTTCTCCGCCGCCGCCAATTGTCTGGCAACCGCGGAACCGGTGAAATCGGCGATTTCCTGAAACGTCGGAA
Proteins encoded in this window:
- a CDS encoding carboxypeptidase regulatory-like domain-containing protein encodes the protein MATMRTMGLIAAALALSGGLPRPADAQQMYTPTPYDSPPPRYPEPPPVRPDPPYELAPGGPIQFYSRPAGPAQPPAPPAPPPRPYVAPTPAPAEEYPAYSPYAEETGPGWLPPGDLIQVQDDRGIRYASGGVGEGERAELNALSGQFNLRLLFAMQGSGDYLADIKVTIVDQRGETVLRAESNGPWFYAQLPPGAYTVEASTPDQTQRQPVTIGARQSRLNFYWR